The window attctaattatatttattattattttattattattattagtagtagtagtataaCCTGCTGTGcttgaggaaaaacacaagAGCAGATGCAGAATCGGTGCAAAAATTAATCTTTAAGTTAACTTGCaattctgattaaaaaaaacagatttgagCAGTGCGCTTATTAGCACCGCAGTTTACGTAATTAATAAATGTtaagaagttttttttgtctggggGCAATGTAATTTGTCTTTAACTCATTCACAAATTATttctaattaaataaaaaaattgccttAAATATTCATAGTTTCAATTTTGGCTGTTTTCAGGTGGTCCTTTGGGGGAGATGTCAGGTCGGAAGAAGCACACCAGGCCAACCTTCAGTGGACATCAGATCTTTGCGCTGGAGAAGACTTTTGAGCAGACTAAATATTTGGCAGGGCCTGAGCGGGCCAGACTGGCTTATTCTTTGGGCATGACTGAATCTCAAGTCAAGGTGAGATTTCCATCCCGTGCTTATTGTTTGCTTAGATGCTGCAAGTaagtttcttttatttttgtttgacatgaTTTTACTCTTTAGAAGTTTATTCAAATGAGTGTTTGCATTAAACGGTCAAATACGTATTCTGTTTCCATTAAACGATCAAATATTCTCAACAGGCTGGGCTGGTTATGCGActctcatcatcattattatagGCCATTTGACTGTGTGTCATTGTGACAGAACCTGTCCTTCTGTCTGTAGGTTTGGTTCCAAAACCGCCGCACCaagtggaggaagaagagcgcGTCCGAGCCTAGCTCCACGCAAGCCCACTCGGGGCAGGCCGGGGAGACCTCGGACAACGAGGTGGAGGACGAGGAGTACAACAAGCCCCTGGATCCAGACTCTGACGACGACAAGATCCGTTTACTTTTGCGCAAACACCGCAGAGCTTTCTCAGTCCTGCGCCTCGGGCCTCATCACGTTTGAAGCATGCTCGAAAAGATACACATTTAACAAGGGGTGTGCAGAGTTGGGGCAACTCACAGTGTCACACATCCACCGGTCAATGAAAATTTTGAATGACGGTGTGCCGGTACAACTATTGGCTGTTTGGGCATCCATCCGCTTTTGATAGAAATATTCATCAAACTCAAAAATTTCCACTGATGGATATTTTCATCAAGCTCAAAAATTTCCACTCCCCAACCGACTAAATAATCTTCTGGAGCATAATACGCGGCCAATTACCCCGGGCATCTAGCAAGTTTCACACGCCACTGACTTGCACCTGCATGCAAAGCATTTATTTGTGTCGAATGACAAGCATGATCAAAGAAGATCCTGTGAAGACATTCGCATCCATAAAAGACTGCAAAAAGGTGTAGAACTGATATTCATTGCAAGTTTTTCTCTGCTATACACAAACAGCTTCATTACCTCAATTCCAGCACAACATGACACATACAGCTACAAGATCTATTATGGGTGTTGTGCAAAATGGTTAGGCACCATGTAACAAGAACACGTATTGAATCTCTGCCACAGCAACTTTATGTTATAGGAACTGCATTAAACATTGTTCAACTTGAAAAGGCAGatgtttgaaacaaatcttGTATTACATCTATTTAAGCTCTGCAGTTAAACCAAATGTTGTGGTTGGTGATGTAGACTATAGATTATATAAAAACTgttatttgtaaataaacacaTATGTATTGCATTATTACTACAGTTAAGAAACTGTGCCGAATCAAATAACTTGGGAGTTTTTGCAGCAGAGACCGCGTGACAAACAACATTATAGCTAATGTAATCcccgccctttttttttttttttaaatccagatGTATTAAAATCAAACTTGGCAACACGGTGCAGTAATGGTTAGCGATTCTGCCTCAGAGGTGAGAGgttctgggttcaaatccctcCTGGTCCTCTCCTAAGCTCTCACAATGAGTGTATTTTGGCCCAATTGTGTCATTTCTCATATTTCTAATGTCCGTCCTGGCAGGTGACAGTATAAATAAAGCGAGCTTGTTGTTGCCCATGTGTGGTGTATGGCCGAatttaaagaaatcaatacaaGCTCACCAGCTCATTGATCAAATAGTCTCTGTGATTCCACATAAGTCGCAATACTGTATGGAGGAGAAATTTCCGGAAAACATAAATTTCGAACGTCATCAACTAGATTTATGGGCATGTAGTATGTAGTACAGCCACATAAAcataatgaattttttttttgaattattCACTGTTGAAATTTTGCAGCTAATTGTACCTTAAACACatacacgcatgcacacacacattcataattataatacaataataatgacatcaactaagaaaaagaaaaaagaacccTTGTTGGACATTTGTCATCTTCTGCATGACTGTGAAGGCTGCTGAACCAGACCCAAAACCTATTAATAGAATCCTTTGCAGATGTTTCAAGTAATTAAGTCATTAGGGTGCAACAAGACGGAAGTTTTTCCTAAAATAAAGCCCATCCATTCCTCTTTCTTTTGTAGCACCTTAAATACAAAGAGCAACATGCTACTAAGTGTTATGTGGAATAAAGCACTTAATATTTCAGGGTTCACTGTTTTTTCTCGCCCAAATGCAATCACTTAATCTAATTTTAGGTTCTATTTTCAGAGGGAAGAAACATAAATTTGTGCATATAATTTCAAATGTAGTTAGtgactttttctttattaCACTTAAAGAAATTATGTTGTTATAAGAAATGTTAACAGGTTTGCAATGGCAGAGAAAGAAATTaaagaagaaaattaaaaacagtttcatttttcaacacaCGTGTCTGAATTTTGAGCGCTTAaaagcacttttcacttttgtatgtgaatttaaaaaaataatacttgtTACATGCTTTCAACGAATCATACTACAGTACAGTGTCTCCCCCCCCATTCTGCCCCTCCCaaaaacatacagtacataaaaCATCtgctgaaattatttttgtgaaatgACAGCCACAGTAAAGAGAATAAAATGCGTAAATAGctagaaatataaaaatccaaaacaaaaacacatttacagttgaaacaaaaatacgTTAACTGTTAAAAATGGTACCGTTATTGAATTCTAAAATAGAGTTCTGAACACATGATAGCAAAGTGGTCtgactaataataatatgttTCGAGGTGCAGTGGTGAAGTCCAACTGGGGAGAGTATGTCAATAATCACTTATGCTTAAAAAATTGTGAGAATGTCACCTGAAGGTCTTGAGCCTGGAAGATCAGGGGCAACAGGCATTTTCTTCAACTGAATCAAGGTcttaatttcatttattttccactTTCGGTATTGTGCCAGTTTCCAGAAGAGAATGTTGTTATTGCACCTTTAcagacacacacccacacaacaaaaatagattgtCTGTGAGAACCTGCTTAATGAGTTTATGACAATTAAATGGTGgacgcacacacgtacacacacacacacacacacgcacgcacgcacacacaaacgtgcCGGAACGATGGAAAGAATATTTAATGGCGtttgaggaaaatgaaaaagaaagatgagTAGAAGACGCAAGTCTGAGAAGACACCTGAGGAATAGAGGAAACGTGTGCGGGTGCCCATTTTTAAGGAACAAATTTGATGTGTGAATTTGTGTCCAACCAAATTTTACGTTATGTACAGTATGCGATACTGACTTCCTAAAAAGGACTTCATATGTTTTATGAAGCCGCACATTCATGAACTTGTCCCGGTTTATCCTGTCTAAGCGAACAAAATGGTCTCGACTGTTAAATGCCTCATTAAAAAGCCTTTCATCCTAAATAGGGTTAAtttcaagaaaacaaaacaaaatcatggcCATAAAAATGCCAATATTATGTCGGGTACGATGTATTTCTCCCTAGTTGGCCATATAGTGGGAAATGTGAGCCACTGTGTTGTGGGTCCAGATTGACAGCGGAGAGGATGTAAAAGACATCAGTGAAAGGTGCTGATGGCACATGGACACAAAGGAGAGCTGCTGTCCCGCTTCTACTTCATCTTAGTTCATACGGCAACACTGCAGGCCCCGTCTAGCTAATGTCTCTCTGGGGATCACAACAAGATTGCTAAGCGCTCCCCTCCCTGTTTCCTAGACATGCCACAACCGGTACAAGATGGACACACACTCACTGGTTTACCACAGAGATGATCCCCggtcaatgctcatttgcctTCAGTGCGAAGAATAAGAACACAGGCTGTTGaagagacaaaatgaaatgttcatCTCCATGTAAATTGATGCTTGGTTGTTGACGGCGGCATCCTTGCTTCGATCAAATGTTACCTTATGATCCCCCATGCAAACATCAGGGCCCACGGTGTCATAAATAACGCTCCTCTCACCATCAGTGCCCTGAGAAAACCATATGCGTATCATTAATAATGCCACTTGGTACTTCAAACCAGCAGTGAACTGAGCCTAATGAGTTCATTTGCTTGAACTAACCAAGTTTAACTAATTTCATTCAACCTTTAATGCCTGACCAGACTTGGTGGATTTAATTgacttattattttttagttGACAATTTGTTCAAACTGTTGTCGAGCTTACGCTGACCCGACAAAACACAGTTGAAAGAAACGCAGCAAGTGGTGACTTACACTGCGGATAAACTGTTGTGCAGTGTGTGACATCAGAATCCGATCGCACCATGCAGGACAGCGGGTGTTCATGTACTGGGTTGGTTTAGTGTACTCTTCACTGTAGGGGTAGCTAGAAGAATGAGAACGGTGTCAAACAATAGATTTGGTTCAAAAACAAGAGGGAACAAGTAGGAATCTCACCTGGGTGGAAACTGGATTTCCTCTTCTCTAACAACATCGTGGAAGGCTGTGACTTCTTTGTCATATTGTAGCAGCTGGAAAGAAGACGGAGGACAATATGTATTAAATGTCCtcactcttgaatcttgaattttaaATAGGCCATTGAGAAagtttttttgtcctctttttATATATACTAGTTTAAGCATCAAATGGTTTTAGGTTACGCTACaagccaattaaaaaaatacttcctGGCTGTTATAGGATTTACTGGATTACATCTTATGTGGTCTAAAATGTTACAGCACAAAGTGTAGATGATGAGCTCACCGCTTTGCCATTGTCTTCTCTGAACACCGCCTGATACAGGTAGGCAAAGAGCTTGTCCTCGATCAGTAGAAGCACCTGCCGATGAGAAAAGAACATGAGTTGCATCGTAAAGAAAATTGTCAGTGAGGGCCATAGCTTTCAGGTTTTGCCCACCTGGCGATCAGCTTTCTCCTCACAAATGATTTTCTCCACTTCATTACTGCTGTCCTTCTTTACGGTCTGGACTTCAGCCGAGGTAGACAGATGCTGCTCAAATGCACACACAGGAATTTTGGTCAATTAACAATGACCAAACAGCAGCAACGTTTGTGCATACCTGGACTAGACTTAGAGTGTCCAAACGGAAATTAAAATCTCCAAACAGGAAAAAAGGCATTGGCGTGTGGCAGTTGTCTGATATcctggggggggaaaaaaaaacaggcttgTATAGATGCAAAACTTTAAGCTTGTTGGggaaactttttgttttgtaataaattaaaaatgtcaaatatattttttttcaattacacTATCAATATTCACCATTAAAACTAAGACTGTGGCCACTTGCAGCAACAACACATTTCAATTTTACATTCAATTGTGACCAAGGAGTATGTGCTGTTGGCTGTTGGTCAGGAATGTGTTTTGATGTGGCGGCAGCTCGGACCTGTTGATGACGTGTTTGAGTGCATTTTTGCGGTTGGCAGAGTAAATAGAAGGACTGGAGTTGCAGGCAATGAGGTTGGAGGCATCGTGGAACAGGTGGATATTGACTAGGTCCAGCCCTCTGAGAAGACAATGCACACACGCAATAACATggcatgaagaagaaaaacagcaaagaCTGTCACAAAAAGATTGTGTAACTTTTGACACAAGGTAGAACGCCAGTCTAATGTAATTTTGGTAAATGTGATCAAGCTGCAGACGAACATG is drawn from Syngnathus acus chromosome 9, fSynAcu1.2, whole genome shotgun sequence and contains these coding sequences:
- the inpp5l gene encoding inositol polyphosphate-5-phosphatase A, whose product is METHTEVLLVTANVGSLFDNVSELQNEWLQELYKTIRTYRPQFIALHFQEVGGKEYMVNMGHAEEFFWSIESSEELKDFDRRCIYVDNQFQAEERFTALGSMYFIHKSLKNIRQYDFRVKDFKAVPALDKYVGSLDGVTAVEKEKFPKTFWPDFKWSRKGFMRTRWLIHDRGLDLVNIHLFHDASNLIACNSSPSIYSANRKNALKHVINRISDNCHTPMPFFLFGDFNFRLDTLSLVQHLSTSAEVQTVKKDSSNEVEKIICEEKADRQVLLLIEDKLFAYLYQAVFREDNGKALLQYDKEVTAFHDVVREEEIQFPPSYPYSEEYTKPTQYMNTRCPAWCDRILMSHTAQQFIRSGTDGERSVIYDTVGPDVCMGDHKPVFLFFALKANEH